A genomic segment from Deltaproteobacteria bacterium encodes:
- a CDS encoding response regulator — MPLSEPMFPSIVVNKGFFRFPTYNRTRTNGMNSETETPVKVLVVDDDELFLELMARILGQEYGHEVRTVSSGRKAMSLLEIEEFDVVITDIFMPDFDGIELIMALRKTSSVRGVVAMSAGGKSINRNFLDSASLLGADHVLQKPFDWSELHTIIQRVGR, encoded by the coding sequence ATCTATAGTCGTGAACAAAGGTTTTTTTCGTTTTCCGACATACAATCGAACCAGGACGAACGGCATGAACAGCGAGACTGAAACCCCGGTCAAGGTCCTTGTCGTGGACGACGACGAGCTTTTTCTGGAACTCATGGCCCGTATTCTCGGACAGGAGTACGGGCACGAGGTGCGCACCGTGTCAAGTGGCCGCAAGGCCATGAGCCTGCTGGAAATCGAGGAATTCGACGTGGTGATCACGGACATTTTCATGCCCGATTTCGACGGCATCGAGCTGATCATGGCCCTGCGCAAAACATCGTCGGTCCGGGGAGTGGTGGCTATGTCGGCCGGGGGCAAAAGCATCAACAGAAATTTCCTTGATTCGGCCAGTCTTCTGGGGGCTGACCACGTCCTGCAGAAGCCCTTCGACTGGAGCGAGCTGCACACGATCATCCAGCGGGTCGGCAGGTGA